The following coding sequences lie in one Arachis ipaensis cultivar K30076 chromosome B03, Araip1.1, whole genome shotgun sequence genomic window:
- the LOC107631049 gene encoding L-type lectin-domain containing receptor kinase IX.1-like translates to MGSTLINNTTTVIRQRQRRIAINSFDPNNKDIVYEQSASPVTPSIQLTRNRQDATQGSSTGRATYYQPMHLWDKASRNLTHFTTHFSFIIDSQNRTNYADGFAFFLAPNGSKLPNAGGGTLGLVPNNQTLNATENPFVAVEFDIFSNVEWDPPAEHVGIDINSMRSAANVTWFAADSIKQGKLNQAWISYDATSLNLSVTFTGSSNGTTLLQHLSAIVDLRTYLPEYVTFGFSGATGTSFAIHQILSWDFNSTLQELQVIANPPAMTPSYPPVVTEKKKGANNTGLAVGLAMGGVVVVLGLGLVSFKLWKKGSDDEEEDDQDFEEHMGDDFGRGTGPKRYSYAELARAADNFKDENELGQGGFGGVYRGYLKDINSYVAIKRISEHSHQGIKEFASEVKIISRLRHRNLVQLIGWCPKRKKLLLVYEYMPNGSLDVHLFNKQNLLRWTVRYNIARGLAAALLYLHEEWEQCVVHRDIKSSNIMLDSEFNAKLGDFGLARLVDHAKGAQTTALAGTLGYMAPECNTTFRATKESDVYSFGVVALEIACGRKPIKYNAPEREINIVEWVWGLYGSGRILEAADERLDGDFVEEQMKCLMVVGLWCAHPDHRSRPSMRQAIQVLNFEAPLPTLPLSLPVPTYVHSSSNLAPFSIDNSSGDVQYQTMSSTSNSNTTSSGVTTTSDDVSPSKSLLHSRQHTLMK, encoded by the exons ATGGGATCCACGTTGATTAATAATACTACAACCGTTATTCGTCAACGTCAACGCCGTATAGCTATTAACAG TTTTGATCCCAACAACAAGGACATAGTGTATGAGCAATCTGCATCACCAGTGACACCATCAATCCAACTCACAAGAAACCGGCAAGACGCTACCCAGGGTAGCAGCACTGGTCGTGCCACTTACTACCAACCCATGCACCTGTGGGACAAAGCTTCAAGGAATCTCACACACTTCACAACCCATTTCTCCTTCATCATTGATTCCCAGAATCGAACTAACTATGCAGATGGCTTCGCATTCTTTCTTGCCCCTAACGGCTCGAAGCTCCCGAATGCGGGGGGAGGCACCTTGGGTCTCGTACCGAATAACCAGACACTCAACGCAACTGAAAACCCCTTTGTGGCTGTGGAGTTTGATATCTTCTCAAATGTTGAATGGGATCCACCAGCAGAACATGTCGGCATTGACATCAACTCAATGAGGTCTGCAGCTAACGTCACATGGTTCGCTGCGGATAGCATCAAGCAAGGGAAGCTCAATCAGGCTTGGATCAGTTACGATGCTACTTCCCTCAATCTGAGTGTCACCTTCACTGGCTCTAGCAATGGCACCACACTGCTGCAACATCTATCTGCCATAGTGGACTTGAGAACTTATCTTCCGGAATATGTTACCTTTGGGTTCTCAGGTGCCACGGGAACTTCATTTGCTATACATCAAATTCTTTCATGGGATTTCAACTCGACTTTGCAAGAACTACAAGTCATTGCAAATCCCCCAGCAATGACTCCAAGCTACCCACCTGTAGTTACCGAAAAGAAGAAAGGGGCCAACAACACAGGACTAGCAGTGGGATTGGCTATGGGCGGGGTGGTTGTGGTTTTGGGTTTGGGCTTGGTTTCGTTTAAATTGTGGAAGAAAGGAAGTGATGATGAAGAGGAAGATGATCAAGATTTTGAGGAGCATATGGGGGACGATTTTGGAAGGGGAACCGGGCCTAAGAGGTATTCATATGCTGAATTAGCACGTGCAGCGGATAATTTCAAAGATGAGAACGAGCTTGGTCAGGGTGGATTTGGAGGTGTCTATAGAGGGTACCTTAAAGATATCAACTCGTACGTTGCTATCAAGAGGATATCAGAACATTCTCATCAAGGAATAAAGGAATTCGCGTCGGAAGTAAAGATCATTAGCCGGCTTAGGCACCGAAATCTTGTCCAACTGATTGGTTGGTGTCCGAAAAGGAAGAAGCTCTTGCTTGTATATGAGTACATGCCTAATGGAAGCTTAGATGTTCATCTTTTCAACAAGCAGAATCTGCTGAGATGGACAGTTAGATACAACATAGCTCGAGGCTTGGCGGCCGCACTGCTATACTTGCACGAAGAATGGGAACAATGTGTTGTGCATAGGGACATCAAATCAAGCAACATCATGCTGGATTCAGAGTTCAATGCCAAACTTGGGGATTTTGGGCTAGCAAGGCTTGTTGACCATGCAAAAGGCGCGCAAACCACGGCTCTAGCCGGTACTCTGGGCTACATGGCTCCCGAATGCAATACCACATTCAGGGCTACTAAAGAATCAGATGTGTACAGTTTTGGAGTTGTGGCATTGGAGATAGCGTGTGGAAGGAAACCCATCAAATATAATGCTCCGGAAAGGGAAATCAATATTGTAGAATGGGTGTGGGGTCTCtatggaagtggaagaattctTGAAGCAGCGGATGAAAGGCTAGATGGAGATTTTGTGGAGGAACAAATGAAATGCTTGATGGTTGTTGGGCTGTGGTGTGCTCACCCTGATCATAGAAGCAGGCCTTCAATGAGGCAAGCAATTCAAGTGCTTAACTTTGAAGCTCCATTACCCACTCTTCCATTGAGTTTGCCTGTCCCTACCTATGTTCACTCGTCTTCTAATTTAGCTCCATTCAGCATAGACAATTCTTCAGGGGATGTCCAATACCAGACCATGAGCTCCACCTCAAACTCAAACACAACCTCCTCCGGTGTCACCACAACTTCTGATGATGTATCTCCCTCTAAGTCACTTCTACACTCGCGGCAACATACATTAATGAAGTAA
- the LOC107631050 gene encoding probable cinnamyl alcohol dehydrogenase 1 — translation MSAEGANKDCLAWAARDSSGVLSPYKFSRRDLGNDDVHIKITHCGVCYADVVWTRNKHGDSKYPVVPGHEIAGVVEKVGSSVQRFKVGDHVGVGTYVNSCRDCEYCNDRQEVHCVKGAVYTFNGVDVDGTITKGGYSSYIVVHERYCYVIPKNYPLASAAPLLCAGITVYSPMMRHKMNQPGKSLAVIGLGGLGHMAVKFGKAFGLNVTVISTSVSKKEEALSLLGADKFVVSTDKEQMAALAKSFDFIIDAASGDHPFDPYMALLKISGAMVLVGFPSEVKFSPANLILGMRTISGSVTGGTKETQEMIDFCAANGIHPSIEVVPIEYANQALERMINRDVKYRFVIDIQNSLK, via the exons ATGAGTGCTGAAGGAGCCAATAAAGATTGCCTAGCGTGGGCTGCAAGAGATTCATCTGGAGTCCTATCACCTTACAAATTCAGTCGCAG GGATCTTGGGAATGATGATGTTCACATAAAAATTACCCACTGTGGGGTTTGTTATGCTGATGTTGTTTGGACTAGGAATAAACATGGTGATTCCAAATATCCTGTAGTACCTGG ACATGAGATTGCCGGGGTTGTGGAAAAAGTTGGTTCTAGTGTCCAGCGTTTCAAAGTTGGTGACCATGTTGGAGTAGGGACTTATGTCAACTCATGCAGGGATTGTGAGTATTGTAATGACAGACAAGAAGTTCATTGTGTGAAGGGAGCAGTTTATACCTTCAATGGCGTTGATGTTGATGGAACAATTACAAAAGGAGGATATTCAAGTTACATAGTAGTCCATGAAAG GTACTGTTATGTGATACCTAAGAATTACCCATTGGCTTCAGCTGCTCCCCTGCTATGTGCTGGAATTACTGTTTACAGTCCCATGATGCGCCACAAAATGAATCAACCTGGCAAGTCTCTAGCAGTGATTGGTCTTGGTGGTCTTGGTCATATGGCAGTGAAATTTGGAAAGGCATTCGGGTTGAATGTAACAGTTATCAGCACCAGTGTATCCAAGAAAGAAGAGGCCCTGAGCCTACTCGGTGCAGATAAATTTGTTGTTTCAACTGATAAAGAGCAAATGGCG GCACTGGCCAAGTCTTTTGACTTTATAATTGATGCGGCTTCCGGTGATCATCCGTTTGATCCTTACATGGCACTGTTGAAGATATCTGGTGCTATGGTCCTGGTTGGGTTCCCTAGTGAAGTCAAATTCAGCCCTGCTAACCTTATTCTTG GTATGAGAACCATATCAGGGAGTGTTACTGGTGGCACAAAAGAGACACAAGAGATGATTGACTTCTGCGCCGCAAATGGAATTCACCCAAGCATAGAAGTGGTTCCAATAGAGTATGCAAATCAAGCTCTTGAGAGAATGATAAATAGGGATGTGAAATATCGGTTTGTTATAGATATTCAAAACTCCCTAAAATAG
- the LOC107634643 gene encoding uncharacterized protein LOC107634643 isoform X1, with amino-acid sequence MAEMSVRIYTCGLCMHHHGLYLFTMHTKEHGSLLIQSLERPMKWLTMVESLFFQNRCSFQGQYANLQSSHGSKLQEISEGSNASDNKPFYNFLEVKDPELGRDAPGSHHGRHKAGRYGLDLSLKL; translated from the exons ATGGCCGAG ATGAGTGTGAGGATCTATACATGCGGCTTGTGTATGCAT CATCATGGGCTGTATCTGTTCACTATGCATACCAAAGAACATGGAAGCCTTTTAATCCAATCCTTGGAGAGACCTATGAAATGGTTAACCATGGTGGAATCACTTTTCTTTCAGAACAG GTGTTCTTTCCAAGGGCAATATGCTAACTTACAATCAAGTCATGGAAGTAAGTTACAAGAAATTTCAGAAG GATCAAATGCATCAGACAATAAGCCTTTCTATAACTTCTTAGAAGTTAAGGATCCAGAGTTGGGGAGGGATGCACCTGGATCACATCACGGGCGGCACAAAGCAGGACGCTACGGCCTTGATCTTAGCTTGAAGCTTTGA
- the LOC107634643 gene encoding uncharacterized protein LOC107634643 isoform X3, giving the protein MAEMSVRIYTCGLCMHHHGLYLFTMHTKEHGSLLIQSLERPMKWLTMVESLFFQNRCSFQGQYANLQSSHGRSNASDNKPFYNFLEVKDPELGRDAPGSHHGRHKAGRYGLDLSLKL; this is encoded by the exons ATGGCCGAG ATGAGTGTGAGGATCTATACATGCGGCTTGTGTATGCAT CATCATGGGCTGTATCTGTTCACTATGCATACCAAAGAACATGGAAGCCTTTTAATCCAATCCTTGGAGAGACCTATGAAATGGTTAACCATGGTGGAATCACTTTTCTTTCAGAACAG GTGTTCTTTCCAAGGGCAATATGCTAACTTACAATCAAGTCATGGAA GATCAAATGCATCAGACAATAAGCCTTTCTATAACTTCTTAGAAGTTAAGGATCCAGAGTTGGGGAGGGATGCACCTGGATCACATCACGGGCGGCACAAAGCAGGACGCTACGGCCTTGATCTTAGCTTGAAGCTTTGA
- the LOC107634643 gene encoding uncharacterized protein LOC107634643 isoform X2 produces MSVRIYTCGLCMHHHGLYLFTMHTKEHGSLLIQSLERPMKWLTMVESLFFQNRFNSDIGVHGQANFSSFATHHDVHPPPLPMHLFQGVLSKGNMLTYNQVMEVSYKKFQKDQMHQTISLSITS; encoded by the exons ATGAGTGTGAGGATCTATACATGCGGCTTGTGTATGCAT CATCATGGGCTGTATCTGTTCACTATGCATACCAAAGAACATGGAAGCCTTTTAATCCAATCCTTGGAGAGACCTATGAAATGGTTAACCATGGTGGAATCACTTTTCTTTCAGAACAG ATTCAATTCTGACATTGGCGTACATGGCCAAGCAAATTTTTCATCATTTGCGACTCATCATGATGTTCATCCACCACCACTACCTATGCATTTGTTTCAAGGTGTTCTTTCCAAGGGCAATATGCTAACTTACAATCAAGTCATGGAAGTAAGTTACAAGAAATTTCAGAAG GATCAAATGCATCAGACAATAAGCCTTTCTATAACTTCTTAG